One genomic region from Syngnathus typhle isolate RoL2023-S1 ecotype Sweden linkage group LG17, RoL_Styp_1.0, whole genome shotgun sequence encodes:
- the apnl gene encoding actinoporin-like protein: MTESAEAVAAEVSSRRSVTIEIINLTNNYCLINPKVYLENGEVYNPPQPTVRPLKTEVCTFTKSSSKATGSVGVLTYDLFERSQKDFIETVAIMFSVPWDYNLYKNWFAVGIYKKGRECNKDLFKEMYNEKKQREHGFTREEATGPGINYVGNYLDVKASMGPLGKAIMKVELWDKLFTSM, encoded by the exons ATGACGGAATCCGCCGAAGCTGTGGCCGCTGAAGTGAGCAGCAGGAGGAGCGTGACCATTGAGATCATCAATTTGACCAACAACTACTGCCTCATTAACCCCAA GGTCTACCTGGAGAACGGCGAGGTGTACAACCCGCCTCAGCCCACGGTGCGACCCCTGAAGACTGAAGTGTGCACCTTCACCAAGTCCAGcagcaaagccactggcagcGTGGGCGTCCTCACCTACGACCTCTTCGAGAGGTCTCAGAAGGATTTCATCGAGACGGTGGCCATCATGTTCTCCGTGCCGTGGGACTACAACCTGTACAAGAACTGGTTCGCCGTGGGCATCTACAAGAAGGGCCGCGAATGCAACAAGGACTTGTTCAAGGAGATGTACAACGAGAAGAAGCAGCGAGAGCACGGCTTTACCCGTGAGGAGGCCACGGGCCCGGGGATCAACTACGTGGGCAATTACCTGGATGTCAAAGCCAGCATGGGCCCACTGGGCAAAGCCATCATGAAGGTGGAATTGTGGGATAAGCTCTTCACATCCATGTAG